In Nitrospirota bacterium, a single genomic region encodes these proteins:
- a CDS encoding ATP-binding protein: MPSETAICLYRIAQEGLHNIAKHAKTNKASVSLWCEGRVVVLSIQDFGVGFDSASVRSSQGLGLASMRERAWLALGDIVIRSQPGEGTVIEVRVPFGEQQS, encoded by the coding sequence ATGCCGTCCGAGACGGCCATCTGCCTGTACCGGATCGCGCAAGAAGGCCTGCACAATATCGCCAAACACGCCAAAACAAACAAGGCGAGCGTGTCTTTGTGGTGCGAGGGTCGCGTGGTGGTCCTGTCGATCCAAGACTTCGGCGTGGGGTTTGATTCCGCGTCCGTGCGCTCCTCACAAGGGCTCGGACTGGCCAGCATGCGGGAACGCGCGTGGCTGGCGCTCGGAGACATCGTGATTCGTTCCCAGCCCGGTGAGGGGACGGTGATCGAGGTGCGCGTGCCGTTCGGAGAGCAGCAATCATGA